The Xenopus tropicalis strain Nigerian chromosome 7, UCB_Xtro_10.0, whole genome shotgun sequence genome includes a region encoding these proteins:
- the ikzf5 gene encoding zinc finger protein Pegasus isoform X1, with translation MGEKKPETLDFVKDFQEYLTQQTHHVNMISGSVSSDKEAETLQGGTQNHDALSANSPCLALPAAGTDSDQNGLDHPSVEVSLDESAGMLVDGFERTFDGKLKCRYCNYASKGTARLIEHIRIHTGEKPHRCHLCPFASAYERHLEAHMRSHTGEKPYKCELCSFRCSDRSNLSHHRRRKHKMLPIKGTRPSLGNKKMWGVLQKKVSSLGYTRRTLINLSPPSMVVHKPDYLSDFAHEIPSIQSEAYESLAKASHSGVLSRDPQELMVDNPLNQLSTLAGQLSSLPPDTQNPASPDTGPCPDEKPFMIQQPPPPACASAVSTSVAQSSSPASPEGRPTHNHRNCSPMAGPSSERSGRTSTPSISNSQPSTPAPALPAQDPQLLHHCQHCDMYFADNILYTIHMGCHGFENPFQCNICGCKCKNKYDFACHFARGACCQHASRCAFRRTDDHVAK, from the exons ATGGGTGAAAAGAAGCCAGAAACGCTGGATTTTGTGAAAGACTTCCAGGAATATCTCACTCAGCAGACCCATCACGTCAACATGATCTCCGGCTCTGTGAGCAGTGACAAAGAGGCTGAAACTCTACAAGGAG GGACTCAGAACCACGATGCACTATCTGCTAATTCTCCGTGCCTTGCTCTACCGGCAGCTGGGACAGACAGCGACCAGAATGGGCTGGACCATCCCTCCGTGGAAGTGTCTCTGGATGAAAGCGCCGGGATGTTGGTGGATGGCTTTGAGCGAACCTTTGACGGCAAACTAAAGTGTCGCTATTGCAACTACGCCAGCAAAGGCACAGCCCGCCTGATAGAGCATATCCGTATTCACACAG GTGAGAAGCCACATCGTTGCCACTTATGCCCTTTTGCATCTGCCTATGAGCGCCACCTAGAGGCTCACATGCGCTCTCACACTGGAGAGAAGCCGTACAAGTGCGAGCTGTGTTCCTTCCGCTGCAGCGATCGAAGCAACCTTTCTCATCACCGCAGGCGCAAACACAAGATGCTGCCAATCAAGGGAACCCGGCCATCCCTTGGCAATAAGAAAATGTGGGGCGTCCTTCAGAAGAAAGTTAGCAGCCTGGGTTACACCCGCCGGACTCTCATTAATCTCAGTCCGCCTTCCATGGTGGTGCACAAACCAGACTATCTCAGCGACTTCGCCCATGAGATTCCCAGCATCCAGAGCGAGGCTTATGAAAGCTTGGCCAAGGCCTCACATTCAGGGGTGCTCTCTAGGGATCCCCAAGAGCTTATGGTGGACAACCCCTTAAATCAGCTGTCCACTTTGGCAGGGCAACTCTCTAGCCTTCCACCGGACACTCAGAATCCTGCTTCCCCAGACACTGGGCCCTGTCCTGATGAAAAACCCTTCATGATCCAACAGCCTCCTCCTCCAGCCTGTGCCTCTGCTGTCTCTACTAGTGTAGCTCAGAGTTCCTCACCTGCCAGCCCCGAAGGGCGCCCAACCCACAACCACAGGAACTGTAGCCCTATGGCGGGGCCAAGCAGTGAGCGTAGTGGGCGCACAAGCACCCCTAGCATTAGCAACAGCCAACCCAGCactcctgcccctgcccttccAGCCCAGGACCCCCAGCTCCTGCACCACTGCCAGCACTGTGACATGTACTTTGCAGACAACATATTATACACCATCCACATGGGCTGCCACGGCTTTGAAAATCCTTTTCAGTGCAACATTTGTGGTTGCAAGTGCAAAAACAAGTATGACTTTGCCTGCCATTTTGCTCGAG GTGCCTGCTGTCAACACGCATCACGATGTGCATTTAGGAGGACTGACGATCATGTGGCGAAATAA
- the ikzf5 gene encoding zinc finger protein Pegasus isoform X2, which produces MGEKKPETLDFVKDFQEYLTQQTHHVNMISGSVSSDKEAETLQGAGTDSDQNGLDHPSVEVSLDESAGMLVDGFERTFDGKLKCRYCNYASKGTARLIEHIRIHTGEKPHRCHLCPFASAYERHLEAHMRSHTGEKPYKCELCSFRCSDRSNLSHHRRRKHKMLPIKGTRPSLGNKKMWGVLQKKVSSLGYTRRTLINLSPPSMVVHKPDYLSDFAHEIPSIQSEAYESLAKASHSGVLSRDPQELMVDNPLNQLSTLAGQLSSLPPDTQNPASPDTGPCPDEKPFMIQQPPPPACASAVSTSVAQSSSPASPEGRPTHNHRNCSPMAGPSSERSGRTSTPSISNSQPSTPAPALPAQDPQLLHHCQHCDMYFADNILYTIHMGCHGFENPFQCNICGCKCKNKYDFACHFARGACCQHASRCAFRRTDDHVAK; this is translated from the exons ATGGGTGAAAAGAAGCCAGAAACGCTGGATTTTGTGAAAGACTTCCAGGAATATCTCACTCAGCAGACCCATCACGTCAACATGATCTCCGGCTCTGTGAGCAGTGACAAAGAGGCTGAAACTCTACAAGGAG CTGGGACAGACAGCGACCAGAATGGGCTGGACCATCCCTCCGTGGAAGTGTCTCTGGATGAAAGCGCCGGGATGTTGGTGGATGGCTTTGAGCGAACCTTTGACGGCAAACTAAAGTGTCGCTATTGCAACTACGCCAGCAAAGGCACAGCCCGCCTGATAGAGCATATCCGTATTCACACAG GTGAGAAGCCACATCGTTGCCACTTATGCCCTTTTGCATCTGCCTATGAGCGCCACCTAGAGGCTCACATGCGCTCTCACACTGGAGAGAAGCCGTACAAGTGCGAGCTGTGTTCCTTCCGCTGCAGCGATCGAAGCAACCTTTCTCATCACCGCAGGCGCAAACACAAGATGCTGCCAATCAAGGGAACCCGGCCATCCCTTGGCAATAAGAAAATGTGGGGCGTCCTTCAGAAGAAAGTTAGCAGCCTGGGTTACACCCGCCGGACTCTCATTAATCTCAGTCCGCCTTCCATGGTGGTGCACAAACCAGACTATCTCAGCGACTTCGCCCATGAGATTCCCAGCATCCAGAGCGAGGCTTATGAAAGCTTGGCCAAGGCCTCACATTCAGGGGTGCTCTCTAGGGATCCCCAAGAGCTTATGGTGGACAACCCCTTAAATCAGCTGTCCACTTTGGCAGGGCAACTCTCTAGCCTTCCACCGGACACTCAGAATCCTGCTTCCCCAGACACTGGGCCCTGTCCTGATGAAAAACCCTTCATGATCCAACAGCCTCCTCCTCCAGCCTGTGCCTCTGCTGTCTCTACTAGTGTAGCTCAGAGTTCCTCACCTGCCAGCCCCGAAGGGCGCCCAACCCACAACCACAGGAACTGTAGCCCTATGGCGGGGCCAAGCAGTGAGCGTAGTGGGCGCACAAGCACCCCTAGCATTAGCAACAGCCAACCCAGCactcctgcccctgcccttccAGCCCAGGACCCCCAGCTCCTGCACCACTGCCAGCACTGTGACATGTACTTTGCAGACAACATATTATACACCATCCACATGGGCTGCCACGGCTTTGAAAATCCTTTTCAGTGCAACATTTGTGGTTGCAAGTGCAAAAACAAGTATGACTTTGCCTGCCATTTTGCTCGAG GTGCCTGCTGTCAACACGCATCACGATGTGCATTTAGGAGGACTGACGATCATGTGGCGAAATAA
- the ikzf5 gene encoding zinc finger protein Pegasus: protein MGEKKPETLDFVKDFQEYLTQQTHHVNMISGSVSSDKEAETLQGGTQNHDALSANSPCLALPAAGTDSDQNGLDHPSVEVSLDESAGMLVDGFERTFDGKLKCRYCNYASKGTARLIEHIRIHTGEKPHRCHLCPFASAYERHLEAHMRSHTGEKPYKCELCSFRCSDRSNLSHHRRRKHKMLPIKGTRPSLGNKKMWGVLQKKVSSLGYTRRTLINLSPPSMVVHKPDYLSDFAHEIPSIQSEAYESLAKASHSGVLSRDPQELMVDNPLNQLSTLAGQLSSLPPDTQNPASPDTGPCPDEKPFMIQQPPPPACASAVSTSVAQSSSPASPEGRPTHNHRNCSPMAGPSSERSGRTSTPSISNSQPSTPAPALPAQDPQLLHHCQHCDMYFADNILYTIHMGCHGFENPFQCNICGCKCKNKYDFACHFARGQHTQH, encoded by the exons ATGGGTGAAAAGAAGCCAGAAACGCTGGATTTTGTGAAAGACTTCCAGGAATATCTCACTCAGCAGACCCATCACGTCAACATGATCTCCGGCTCTGTGAGCAGTGACAAAGAGGCTGAAACTCTACAAGGAG GGACTCAGAACCACGATGCACTATCTGCTAATTCTCCGTGCCTTGCTCTACCGGCAGCTGGGACAGACAGCGACCAGAATGGGCTGGACCATCCCTCCGTGGAAGTGTCTCTGGATGAAAGCGCCGGGATGTTGGTGGATGGCTTTGAGCGAACCTTTGACGGCAAACTAAAGTGTCGCTATTGCAACTACGCCAGCAAAGGCACAGCCCGCCTGATAGAGCATATCCGTATTCACACAG GTGAGAAGCCACATCGTTGCCACTTATGCCCTTTTGCATCTGCCTATGAGCGCCACCTAGAGGCTCACATGCGCTCTCACACTGGAGAGAAGCCGTACAAGTGCGAGCTGTGTTCCTTCCGCTGCAGCGATCGAAGCAACCTTTCTCATCACCGCAGGCGCAAACACAAGATGCTGCCAATCAAGGGAACCCGGCCATCCCTTGGCAATAAGAAAATGTGGGGCGTCCTTCAGAAGAAAGTTAGCAGCCTGGGTTACACCCGCCGGACTCTCATTAATCTCAGTCCGCCTTCCATGGTGGTGCACAAACCAGACTATCTCAGCGACTTCGCCCATGAGATTCCCAGCATCCAGAGCGAGGCTTATGAAAGCTTGGCCAAGGCCTCACATTCAGGGGTGCTCTCTAGGGATCCCCAAGAGCTTATGGTGGACAACCCCTTAAATCAGCTGTCCACTTTGGCAGGGCAACTCTCTAGCCTTCCACCGGACACTCAGAATCCTGCTTCCCCAGACACTGGGCCCTGTCCTGATGAAAAACCCTTCATGATCCAACAGCCTCCTCCTCCAGCCTGTGCCTCTGCTGTCTCTACTAGTGTAGCTCAGAGTTCCTCACCTGCCAGCCCCGAAGGGCGCCCAACCCACAACCACAGGAACTGTAGCCCTATGGCGGGGCCAAGCAGTGAGCGTAGTGGGCGCACAAGCACCCCTAGCATTAGCAACAGCCAACCCAGCactcctgcccctgcccttccAGCCCAGGACCCCCAGCTCCTGCACCACTGCCAGCACTGTGACATGTACTTTGCAGACAACATATTATACACCATCCACATGGGCTGCCACGGCTTTGAAAATCCTTTTCAGTGCAACATTTGTGGTTGCAAGTGCAAAAACAAGTATGACTTTGCCTGCCATTTTGCTCGAGGTCAGCATACCCAGCACTGA
- the ikzf5 gene encoding zinc finger protein Pegasus isoform X3, translating into MGEKKPETLDFVKDFQEYLTQQTHHVNMISGSVSSDKEAETLQGAGTDSDQNGLDHPSVEVSLDESAGMLVDGFERTFDGKLKCRYCNYASKGTARLIEHIRIHTGEKPHRCHLCPFASAYERHLEAHMRSHTGEKPYKCELCSFRCSDRSNLSHHRRRKHKMLPIKGTRPSLGNKKMWGVLQKKVSSLGYTRRTLINLSPPSMVVHKPDYLSDFAHEIPSIQSEAYESLAKASHSGVLSRDPQELMVDNPLNQLSTLAGQLSSLPPDTQNPASPDTGPCPDEKPFMIQQPPPPACASAVSTSVAQSSSPASPEGRPTHNHRNCSPMAGPSSERSGRTSTPSISNSQPSTPAPALPAQDPQLLHHCQHCDMYFADNILYTIHMGCHGFENPFQCNICGCKCKNKYDFACHFARGQHTQH; encoded by the exons ATGGGTGAAAAGAAGCCAGAAACGCTGGATTTTGTGAAAGACTTCCAGGAATATCTCACTCAGCAGACCCATCACGTCAACATGATCTCCGGCTCTGTGAGCAGTGACAAAGAGGCTGAAACTCTACAAGGAG CTGGGACAGACAGCGACCAGAATGGGCTGGACCATCCCTCCGTGGAAGTGTCTCTGGATGAAAGCGCCGGGATGTTGGTGGATGGCTTTGAGCGAACCTTTGACGGCAAACTAAAGTGTCGCTATTGCAACTACGCCAGCAAAGGCACAGCCCGCCTGATAGAGCATATCCGTATTCACACAG GTGAGAAGCCACATCGTTGCCACTTATGCCCTTTTGCATCTGCCTATGAGCGCCACCTAGAGGCTCACATGCGCTCTCACACTGGAGAGAAGCCGTACAAGTGCGAGCTGTGTTCCTTCCGCTGCAGCGATCGAAGCAACCTTTCTCATCACCGCAGGCGCAAACACAAGATGCTGCCAATCAAGGGAACCCGGCCATCCCTTGGCAATAAGAAAATGTGGGGCGTCCTTCAGAAGAAAGTTAGCAGCCTGGGTTACACCCGCCGGACTCTCATTAATCTCAGTCCGCCTTCCATGGTGGTGCACAAACCAGACTATCTCAGCGACTTCGCCCATGAGATTCCCAGCATCCAGAGCGAGGCTTATGAAAGCTTGGCCAAGGCCTCACATTCAGGGGTGCTCTCTAGGGATCCCCAAGAGCTTATGGTGGACAACCCCTTAAATCAGCTGTCCACTTTGGCAGGGCAACTCTCTAGCCTTCCACCGGACACTCAGAATCCTGCTTCCCCAGACACTGGGCCCTGTCCTGATGAAAAACCCTTCATGATCCAACAGCCTCCTCCTCCAGCCTGTGCCTCTGCTGTCTCTACTAGTGTAGCTCAGAGTTCCTCACCTGCCAGCCCCGAAGGGCGCCCAACCCACAACCACAGGAACTGTAGCCCTATGGCGGGGCCAAGCAGTGAGCGTAGTGGGCGCACAAGCACCCCTAGCATTAGCAACAGCCAACCCAGCactcctgcccctgcccttccAGCCCAGGACCCCCAGCTCCTGCACCACTGCCAGCACTGTGACATGTACTTTGCAGACAACATATTATACACCATCCACATGGGCTGCCACGGCTTTGAAAATCCTTTTCAGTGCAACATTTGTGGTTGCAAGTGCAAAAACAAGTATGACTTTGCCTGCCATTTTGCTCGAGGTCAGCATACCCAGCACTGA
- the pstk gene encoding L-seryl-tRNA(Sec) kinase (The RefSeq protein has 3 substitutions compared to this genomic sequence), producing the protein MCEQSPRRKVAICLLCGLPGAGKSTLARSLSTRTSQQRFATISYDEIITAEAFRPELHDELYEQSREISRSSALLKNPETSPWKQHRQYLLEYLEHLIVALLNSSALAPPHGTSDGTWHRFVGCLQEQGLISSSGSSVETGTHSVKIPENDEVCLVLDDNFYYQSMRYEVYQLARKHSLGFCQIYLHCPVESCLLRNKGRPVSIPEGTIWLMDKKIQKPNPEKNSWEQNSLVLHSAQLIKADDPRIIKLVNQAMANPLRPLQENLEIKDKDRAITAASILHQADQSIRRFISETMRRVKGAVSAQEMKVVAQELQSAKSEFLEDLKKSLSEKGIQPTTERSAATIVSLFKEQTDHIVQPFLTAEQSSCPEPQLD; encoded by the exons ATGTGCGAGCAGTCGCCAAGAAGGAAGGTTGCCATTTGTTTGCTGTGCGGCCTCCCAGGTGCGGGCAAGTCTACGCTAGCTCGGTCACTCAGCACAAGAACATCGCAGCAGCGCTTCGCCACTATTAGTTATGACGAGATTATCACCGCGGAAGCCTTTCGGGCTGAACTCCATGATGAACTCTACGAACAATCTCGCGAGATTTCACGCAGTTCCGCGTTGCTTAAGAATCCGGAA ACATCACCATGGAAGCAGCATCGCCAGTATCTCTTGGAATACCTAGAGCATCTCATAGTGGCTCTGCTCAACTCCTCAGCATTAGCGCCTCCACATGGTACAAGTGATGGAACCTGGCACCGCTTTGTTGGCTGCCTGCAAGAACAAGGCTTAAtatcttcctctggatcaagtgTGGAGACAGGGACTCATTCTGTGAAAATCCTAGAAAATGATGAAGTCTGTCTTGTGCTGGATGATAATTTCTACTACCAGAGCATGCGGTATGAGGTGTATCAGCTGGCACGCAAGC ATTCCTTGGGTTTCTGCCAGATCTATTTGCACTGCCCGGTTGAGAGCTGCTTGCTGAGAAATAAAGGGAGGCCTGTTTCAATACCGGAGGGTACCATCTGGCTTAtggacaaaaaaatacaaaagccaAATCCTGAGAAAAACTCATGGGAGCAAAACAGCTTGGTCCTGCATAGCGCACAGCTGATTAAAGCAGATGA TCCAAGAATAATTAAACTGGTAAATCAGGCCATGGCTAACCCCTTGAGACCACTGCAGGAAAATCTGGAGATTAAG GATAAGGATCGTGCCATTACTGCAGCCAGTATTCTCCATCAAGCTGACCAAAGCATAAGGCGCTTTATCTCAGAGACCATGAGGAGAGTTAAAG GTGCAGTTTCAGCTCAGGAAATGAAAGTAGTTGCTCAGGAGCTTCAGTCGGCCAAATCAGAATTTTTGGAAGACTTGAAGAGAAGCTTGTCTGAAAAGGGGATCCAGCCTACAACTGAACGCAGCGCCGCTACTATAGTGTCCTTATTTAAAGAGCAGACTGACCACATTGTGCAGCCATTTCTCACAGCAGAGCAGAGCAGCTGCCCGGAGCCACAACTAGACTAA